The following coding sequences are from one Aliarcobacter skirrowii CCUG 10374 window:
- a CDS encoding substrate-binding domain-containing protein translates to MSLKRTSIALIASTLIATTLSARDQIKIVGSSTVYPFSSSVAEEFGATTKFPTPVVESTGTGGGMKLFCSGIDINTPDIANASRQMKASEFKMCQENGVTDITEALIGFDGIAIAQSSKVKSFNITKKQLALAVAAEVPSKDGKSLIANPYKKWSDIDASLPNREITVYGPPKSSGTRDSFEELVLQDVFKKVSAYTDLYKKDEKANKKYKAYSVIRTDGAYVESGENDNLIVQRLTRNEAAIGIFGYSFLAENRDKVMGLSIDNTLPTVETIANGSYPVARSMYFYIKNQHSKSVPSLKEYTKLFMSEKMIGEDGILSELGLIPLADDLRTKARDKVLNSTKLTAKELK, encoded by the coding sequence ATGAGTTTAAAAAGAACATCAATTGCTTTAATAGCAAGTACCCTAATCGCTACAACTTTGAGTGCTAGAGATCAAATCAAAATTGTTGGTTCATCAACAGTTTATCCTTTTTCATCTTCAGTTGCTGAAGAGTTTGGAGCTACTACAAAATTCCCAACTCCAGTAGTTGAATCAACAGGAACAGGTGGAGGAATGAAACTATTTTGTAGTGGAATAGATATAAACACTCCTGATATTGCAAATGCTTCAAGACAGATGAAAGCTAGTGAGTTTAAAATGTGTCAAGAAAATGGTGTAACAGATATCACTGAAGCACTAATTGGATTTGATGGTATTGCAATAGCTCAAAGTTCAAAAGTAAAAAGCTTTAATATCACAAAAAAACAGTTAGCTTTAGCAGTTGCTGCAGAAGTTCCTTCAAAAGATGGAAAATCTTTAATTGCAAACCCATATAAAAAATGGTCAGATATAGATGCATCTTTACCAAATAGAGAGATTACAGTATATGGACCACCAAAATCATCAGGTACTAGAGATTCATTTGAAGAGTTAGTATTACAAGATGTATTTAAAAAAGTATCAGCATATACAGATTTATATAAAAAAGATGAAAAAGCAAATAAAAAATATAAAGCTTATTCAGTAATTAGAACAGATGGTGCTTATGTTGAATCTGGTGAAAACGATAACCTAATCGTTCAAAGATTAACAAGAAATGAAGCTGCTATTGGAATTTTTGGTTACTCATTTTTAGCTGAAAACAGAGATAAAGTTATGGGATTAAGTATTGATAATACTTTACCAACAGTTGAAACTATTGCAAATGGTAGCTATCCAGTTGCAAGATCTATGTATTTTTATATCAAAAATCAACACTCAAAAAGTGTTCCATCTTTAAAAGAGTACACAAAACTATTTATGAGTGAAAAGATGATTGGTGAAGATGGAATTTTAAGTGAACTTGGACTTATTCCATTAGCAGACGATTTAAGAACTAAAGCTAGAGATAAAGTATTAAATAGTACAAAACTTACAGCTAAAGAGCTAAAATAA
- a CDS encoding EAL domain-containing protein encodes MPNCSNIIDKLDYAFQPIVYAHNGKTYAVEALLRDVQNIPKVSTIDDLFDLVFNENYLYEFDLELREKAIEKFAKIDIKNLKLFYNLDNRIIYNKNYSQGNTERILKKYNLTKDRIFFELSEKGTPIEQNALSSMLQRYKSSGYKIAIDDFGIGVSGLKLLYFSEAHIIKLDRFFISNIDQDSKKKLFCSSIIEMAHIMGMKVIAEGIETVQEFYTCKDIGADFMQGYLVQKPTKNIDEILDVYKNIQDLIQEDQRVKQNNHIDDKYIDKIDALDVNTSLHDLFLHFKKGTKHNFVPIVDEFGYFLGVINESDIKEISYSQYGFALAQNKTFSSTLLKYIKPALSVEVSWGIDKILEMYNLNFNNSLGIFITEGEKYKGFINLNSLLNLSYQRNLQIVANQNPLTKLPGNNQIEKFISDTFENRHIEDGRHIIYFDFNDFKPFNDVCGFRQGDRAILIFSEILQKKYPKDSFIAHIGGDDFFVGLKKDNKKDIFELTLEVQNEFENSVKNLYSNEDKQRAYIVAKDRFGTTREFKLLSVSSAIVKVDSSSKIDDFDQVLSELKKESKSSKKPIYRVL; translated from the coding sequence ATGCCAAATTGTAGTAATATTATTGATAAGCTAGATTATGCTTTTCAACCCATTGTTTACGCACATAATGGCAAAACTTATGCAGTAGAAGCACTTTTAAGAGATGTTCAAAATATTCCAAAGGTAAGCACAATTGATGATTTGTTTGATTTAGTATTTAATGAAAACTACTTATATGAGTTTGATTTAGAGTTAAGAGAAAAAGCTATAGAGAAGTTTGCAAAGATAGATATCAAAAATTTAAAACTATTTTACAATTTAGATAATAGAATAATTTATAATAAAAACTACTCTCAAGGAAACACTGAAAGAATTTTAAAAAAATATAACTTAACAAAAGATAGAATTTTTTTTGAGTTGAGTGAAAAGGGAACACCAATTGAGCAAAATGCTTTATCATCAATGCTACAAAGATATAAATCAAGTGGTTATAAAATAGCCATAGATGATTTTGGAATAGGGGTTTCTGGTTTAAAGTTACTATATTTTAGTGAAGCACATATTATAAAACTTGATAGATTTTTTATATCAAATATTGACCAAGATTCAAAGAAAAAACTCTTTTGCTCTTCAATTATAGAGATGGCTCATATTATGGGAATGAAAGTTATTGCAGAGGGAATTGAAACAGTTCAAGAGTTTTATACTTGCAAAGATATTGGTGCTGATTTTATGCAAGGATATTTAGTCCAAAAACCAACAAAAAATATTGATGAGATTTTAGATGTTTATAAAAATATCCAAGATTTAATACAAGAGGATCAAAGAGTAAAACAGAATAATCATATTGATGATAAATATATAGATAAAATAGATGCTTTAGATGTAAACACATCTTTGCATGATCTGTTTTTACACTTTAAAAAAGGAACTAAACACAATTTTGTACCAATTGTAGATGAGTTTGGATATTTTTTAGGAGTTATAAACGAAAGTGATATCAAAGAGATTTCATACTCACAATATGGTTTTGCACTTGCACAAAATAAGACATTCTCTTCAACGCTATTAAAATATATAAAACCTGCTTTAAGCGTTGAGGTATCTTGGGGAATTGATAAAATCTTAGAGATGTATAATTTAAATTTCAATAACTCTTTGGGAATATTTATAACAGAAGGTGAAAAATATAAAGGGTTTATAAACTTAAACTCTTTATTAAATCTCTCATATCAAAGAAATCTTCAAATAGTTGCAAATCAAAATCCACTTACAAAACTTCCTGGAAATAATCAAATAGAGAAGTTTATAAGTGATACTTTTGAGAATAGACATATAGAAGATGGTAGGCATATTATATATTTTGATTTTAATGATTTTAAACCATTTAATGATGTTTGTGGATTTAGACAAGGGGATAGAGCAATACTAATATTTTCAGAAATTCTACAAAAAAAGTATCCAAAAGATTCATTTATAGCACATATTGGTGGCGATGATTTTTTTGTAGGATTAAAAAAAGATAATAAAAAAGATATATTTGAACTAACTTTAGAGGTTCAAAATGAGTTTGAAAATAGTGTAAAAAATTTGTACTCAAATGAGGATAAACAAAGAGCTTATATTGTTGCAAAAGATAGATTTGGAACAACAAGAGAGTTTAAACTTCTATCTGTATCAAGTGCAATTGTGAAAGTAGATAGTAGCTCAAAAATAGATGATTTTGATCAGGTTTTAAGTGAGCTAAAAAAAGAGTCAAAGAGTTCAAAAAAGCCAATATATAGAGTTTTGTAA
- the mqnP gene encoding menaquinone biosynthesis prenyltransferase MqnP produces the protein MEKLIKKIKDFSELVVFQHSVFALPFIFIAMVVSSSQINQTPWFGFKLLVLGTLCAIFARNFAMGFNRYMDRDIDGLNPRTSNRPNVDGRISANSMLAFVIFNAIAFIVVAYLVNSLALILSVPILVIIGSYSYFKRFSYLAHIILGISLALAPIAGVVAVSESIPFWVILLSIGVMFWVAGFDLLYSLQDIDVDKKLGLHSIPSKFGAKKTMLFSKVFHFFTVLFWLLFVIYSSGSYFAYFAVVISALMLSYEHYLVNKDFRKIDRAFFTVNGYLGIVFFFLIVLDNIFF, from the coding sequence ATGGAAAAATTAATAAAAAAAATAAAAGATTTTAGTGAACTTGTAGTGTTTCAGCACTCTGTTTTTGCTTTGCCATTTATATTTATAGCAATGGTTGTATCATCTTCACAGATAAATCAGACACCTTGGTTTGGGTTTAAGCTTTTGGTTTTGGGAACTTTGTGTGCAATATTTGCAAGAAACTTTGCAATGGGATTTAATAGATACATGGATAGAGATATCGATGGTTTAAATCCAAGAACTTCAAATCGTCCAAATGTAGATGGAAGAATTAGTGCAAACTCAATGTTGGCATTTGTTATTTTTAATGCAATAGCATTTATTGTTGTAGCATACCTTGTAAATAGTTTGGCACTTATTTTATCTGTTCCAATTTTAGTAATTATTGGTTCATACTCATACTTTAAAAGATTTTCATATTTAGCACATATAATTTTGGGAATATCTTTGGCTCTTGCACCAATTGCTGGAGTTGTTGCTGTTAGTGAATCTATTCCTTTTTGGGTGATACTTTTAAGTATTGGAGTTATGTTTTGGGTTGCTGGGTTTGATTTACTTTACTCACTACAAGATATTGATGTGGATAAAAAACTAGGACTTCACTCTATTCCTTCAAAATTTGGTGCAAAAAAGACAATGCTATTTTCAAAAGTTTTTCACTTTTTCACAGTTTTATTTTGGCTTTTGTTTGTGATTTATTCATCTGGTTCATATTTTGCATATTTCGCAGTTGTTATAAGTGCTTTGATGCTTAGTTATGAACACTATTTAGTAAATAAAGATTTTAGAAAAATAGATAGAGCATTTTTTACTGTAAATGGATACTTGGGGATTGTATTCTTCTTTTTAATCGTTTTAGATAATATCTTCTTCTAA